From one Streptomyces sp. Q6 genomic stretch:
- a CDS encoding aldehyde dehydrogenase family protein has protein sequence MSVQKTIHVGGQWRGAASGATRDIIDPADAKPFAVIAEGGAEDADAAIAAARRAFDEGPWPTTPVAERAALLRRVADLLVRDREKIGLLESRDAGKTVEEGRVDVDCVADAFRYFADLVIGEGAGRVVDAGSDEIHSVVVHEPVGVCAMITPWNYPLLQASWKIAPALAAGNTFVVKPSEITPLTTVVLVELLVEAGLPAGVANIVTGPGSSVGARLADHPDVDLVSFTGGLVSGTKVAQAAAADVKKVALELGGKNPNVVFADACETEEGFDTAVDQALNAAFIHSGQVCSAGSRLIVEESVRERFVAELARRAEKIRLGRGTEDGVECGPLVSEPQRAKTEAYVASALAEGAVLRCGGKRPEPSDVRPATGYFYEPTVLDQCHREMRVVREETFGPILTVETFRTEDEAVALANDTEYGLAGAVWTTDAGRARRVAGRLRHGTVWINDFHPYLPQAEWGGFGKSGVGRELGPAGLAEYRESKHIYQNLAPKPVRWFAG, from the coding sequence GTGTCAGTACAGAAGACCATCCATGTAGGCGGCCAGTGGCGTGGTGCCGCTTCGGGCGCCACCCGCGACATCATCGACCCCGCGGATGCCAAGCCGTTCGCCGTGATCGCCGAGGGCGGTGCCGAGGACGCGGACGCCGCGATCGCCGCGGCCCGCCGCGCCTTCGACGAGGGCCCCTGGCCGACGACACCCGTCGCCGAGCGGGCCGCGCTGCTGCGTCGCGTCGCCGACCTCCTCGTAAGGGACCGGGAGAAGATCGGTCTCCTGGAGAGCCGGGACGCGGGCAAGACCGTCGAGGAGGGCCGCGTCGACGTCGACTGTGTCGCCGACGCCTTCCGCTACTTCGCGGACCTCGTCATCGGTGAGGGCGCGGGCCGGGTCGTCGACGCCGGGTCCGACGAGATCCACAGCGTCGTCGTGCACGAGCCGGTCGGCGTCTGCGCGATGATCACGCCCTGGAACTACCCGCTGCTCCAGGCGAGTTGGAAGATCGCCCCGGCGCTCGCCGCGGGCAACACCTTCGTCGTCAAGCCCAGCGAGATCACACCGCTGACCACCGTCGTCCTCGTCGAACTGCTCGTCGAGGCCGGGCTGCCCGCCGGGGTCGCCAACATCGTGACGGGGCCCGGGAGTTCGGTCGGCGCCCGGCTCGCCGACCACCCCGACGTCGACCTGGTCTCCTTCACCGGCGGCCTGGTCAGCGGCACCAAGGTCGCGCAGGCCGCGGCCGCCGACGTCAAGAAGGTCGCCCTGGAACTCGGCGGCAAGAACCCGAACGTCGTCTTCGCCGACGCCTGCGAGACGGAGGAGGGGTTCGACACCGCCGTCGACCAGGCACTCAACGCCGCGTTCATCCACAGCGGCCAGGTCTGCTCCGCCGGGTCCCGGCTCATCGTCGAGGAATCGGTGCGCGAGCGCTTCGTCGCCGAACTCGCCCGGCGCGCCGAGAAGATCCGCCTCGGCCGCGGCACCGAGGACGGCGTCGAGTGCGGGCCGCTGGTCAGCGAACCGCAGCGCGCCAAGACCGAGGCGTACGTCGCCTCCGCGCTCGCCGAGGGTGCCGTCCTGCGCTGCGGCGGCAAGCGCCCCGAGCCCAGCGACGTGCGCCCCGCCACCGGCTACTTCTACGAGCCGACCGTCCTCGACCAGTGCCACCGTGAGATGCGGGTCGTGCGTGAGGAGACCTTCGGGCCGATCCTCACCGTCGAGACGTTCCGCACCGAGGACGAGGCGGTCGCCCTCGCCAACGACACCGAGTACGGCCTCGCCGGCGCCGTCTGGACCACCGACGCGGGCCGCGCCCGCCGGGTCGCCGGACGTCTGCGCCACGGCACCGTCTGGATCAACGACTTCCACCCCTATCTGCCGCAGGCCGAGTGGGGCGGCTTCGGAAAGAGCGGCGTGGGCCGCGAACTGGGCCCCGCCGGGCTCGCCGAGTACCGCGAGAGCAAGCACATCTACCAGAACCTCGCGCCGAAGCCGGTGCGCTGGTTCGCGGGCTGA
- a CDS encoding GMC family oxidoreductase has translation MPEIPEMAETAQDPVYDYVVVGGGTAGSVIASRLTEDPDVTVAVIEGGPSDIDRDDVLTLRRWLGLLGGDLDYGYTTTEQPRGNSHILHSRAKVLGGCSSHNTLISFKPLPGDWDEWAAAGAEGWDHKAMDPYFGKLRNNIVPVDEKDRNAIARDFVEAARTATGVPRVEGFNKAPFKDGVGFFDLAYHPENNKRSSASVAYLHPHMEAGDRPHLTLLLETWAYKLEFDEGLRARGVRVRAKDGSESLVSARREVVVCAGAVDTPRLLLHSGIGPKADLEALGIPVLHDLPGVGENLLDHPESVIVWETNGPIPENSAMDSDAGLFVQRDPEAAGPDLMFHFYQIPFTDNPERLGYEKPEHGVSMTPNIPKPRSRGRLYLTSADPEVKPALDFRYFTDEDDYDGRTLVDGIRIAREIAKTEPLAGWLGREVCPGPDVVDDEALGEYARKIAHTVYHPAGTCRIGAPDDELAVVDPELRIRGLQAIRIADASVFPTMPAVNPMIGVLMVGEKCAELMGGDA, from the coding sequence ATGCCCGAGATACCCGAGATGGCCGAGACCGCGCAGGATCCCGTGTACGACTACGTGGTGGTCGGCGGCGGCACGGCCGGGTCGGTGATCGCCTCCCGGCTCACCGAGGACCCGGACGTCACCGTCGCCGTCATCGAAGGCGGCCCCAGCGACATCGACCGCGACGACGTGCTGACGCTGCGCCGCTGGCTCGGTCTGCTCGGCGGCGACCTCGACTACGGCTACACCACCACCGAGCAGCCGCGCGGCAACTCGCACATCCTGCACAGCCGCGCGAAGGTGCTCGGCGGCTGCTCGTCGCACAACACGCTCATCTCGTTCAAGCCGCTGCCCGGCGACTGGGACGAGTGGGCGGCCGCGGGCGCCGAGGGCTGGGACCACAAGGCGATGGACCCGTACTTCGGGAAGCTGCGCAACAACATCGTGCCGGTCGACGAGAAGGACCGGAACGCCATCGCCCGCGACTTCGTCGAGGCCGCCCGGACGGCGACCGGCGTGCCGCGCGTCGAGGGCTTCAACAAGGCCCCGTTCAAGGACGGCGTCGGCTTCTTCGACCTCGCCTACCACCCCGAGAACAACAAGCGCTCCAGCGCGTCCGTGGCGTATCTGCATCCGCACATGGAGGCCGGTGACCGGCCCCATCTGACGCTCCTGCTCGAAACGTGGGCGTACAAGCTGGAGTTCGACGAGGGACTGCGGGCGCGCGGGGTGCGGGTGCGCGCCAAGGACGGCTCCGAGTCGCTCGTCTCCGCGCGGCGCGAGGTCGTCGTGTGCGCGGGCGCCGTCGACACGCCCCGGCTGCTCCTGCACTCCGGCATCGGCCCCAAGGCCGACCTGGAGGCCCTCGGCATCCCCGTCCTGCACGACCTGCCGGGCGTCGGCGAGAACCTCCTCGACCACCCGGAGTCGGTCATCGTCTGGGAGACGAACGGGCCGATCCCCGAGAACAGCGCCATGGACAGCGACGCGGGTCTGTTCGTCCAGCGGGACCCCGAGGCCGCGGGCCCGGACCTGATGTTCCACTTCTACCAGATCCCGTTCACGGACAATCCGGAGCGGCTCGGCTACGAGAAGCCCGAGCACGGCGTCTCCATGACGCCGAACATCCCCAAGCCCCGCAGCCGCGGCCGCCTCTACCTGACCAGCGCCGACCCCGAGGTCAAGCCCGCCCTCGACTTCCGCTACTTCACGGACGAGGACGACTACGACGGCCGCACCCTGGTCGACGGCATCAGGATCGCCCGCGAGATCGCGAAGACGGAACCGCTCGCCGGCTGGCTGGGCCGCGAGGTCTGTCCGGGCCCCGACGTCGTCGACGACGAGGCGCTCGGCGAGTACGCGCGCAAGATCGCCCACACCGTCTACCACCCGGCGGGCACGTGCCGAATAGGTGCCCCGGACGATGAACTCGCCGTGGTGGATCCCGAGTTGAGGATCCGCGGGCTGCAAGCCATCCGAATCGCCGACGCGTCCGTCTTCCCGACGATGCCCGCGGTGAACCCGATGATCGGGGTGCTCATGGTCGGGGAGAAGTGCGCCGAGCTGATGGGTGGTGACGCGTGA
- a CDS encoding glycine betaine/L-proline ABC transporter ATP-binding protein has protein sequence MSTTTANLKGAEGADGAGGENEAVFSVRNLWKVFGPKAERVPGDAELAALSAAELRERTGCTAAVRDVSFDVRRGEVFVVMGLSGSGKSTLVRCLTRLIEPTSGTLSIDGEDVLAMDKSRLRALRRHRAAMVFQHFGLLPHRTVLDNVAYGLEIQGMSRAERRAKAAEVVAKVGLEGLEGRRPGQLSGGQQQRVGLARALAVDPEVLLFDEPFSALDPMIRRDMQEEVVRLHREEGRTMVFITHDLNEALRLGDRIALMRDGRIVQLGTPEEIVGSPADDYVREFVRDVPREQVMTVRRAMRPADADEARRGAAVAPDATVSEAIEAVARTGFAVRVMDEGRCLGVVDHERLISVVGGGAPARPPRPPRSPRARRRNR, from the coding sequence ATGAGTACGACCACCGCGAACCTGAAGGGCGCCGAAGGCGCTGACGGCGCGGGCGGCGAGAACGAGGCCGTGTTCTCCGTCCGCAACCTGTGGAAGGTGTTCGGACCGAAGGCCGAACGCGTCCCCGGGGACGCCGAGTTGGCCGCGCTGAGCGCCGCCGAACTGCGGGAGCGTACCGGCTGCACCGCCGCCGTGCGCGACGTCTCCTTCGACGTGCGGCGCGGCGAGGTCTTCGTCGTCATGGGCCTGTCGGGCTCCGGCAAGTCGACCCTGGTGCGCTGTCTGACCCGGCTCATCGAGCCGACGTCGGGCACCCTGTCCATCGACGGCGAGGACGTCCTCGCCATGGACAAGAGCCGGCTGCGCGCCCTGCGCCGGCACCGCGCCGCCATGGTCTTCCAGCACTTCGGGCTGCTCCCGCACCGCACCGTCCTCGACAACGTCGCCTACGGCCTGGAGATCCAGGGCATGAGCCGCGCCGAGCGGCGCGCGAAGGCGGCCGAGGTCGTCGCCAAGGTCGGCCTCGAAGGACTTGAGGGGCGCCGCCCCGGGCAGCTCTCCGGCGGCCAGCAGCAGCGCGTCGGGCTGGCCCGCGCGCTCGCCGTCGACCCCGAAGTGCTGCTGTTCGACGAGCCGTTCAGCGCGCTCGACCCGATGATCCGCCGCGACATGCAGGAGGAGGTCGTGCGGCTGCACCGTGAGGAGGGCCGCACGATGGTCTTCATCACGCACGACCTGAACGAGGCGCTGCGCCTCGGTGACCGCATCGCCCTCATGCGCGACGGCCGGATCGTCCAGCTCGGCACCCCCGAGGAGATCGTCGGCTCGCCCGCCGACGACTACGTCCGCGAGTTCGTCCGTGACGTACCGCGCGAGCAGGTCATGACGGTCCGCAGAGCCATGCGGCCCGCCGACGCGGACGAGGCGCGGCGCGGCGCCGCCGTCGCCCCCGACGCCACGGTGTCCGAGGCCATCGAGGCCGTGGCGCGCACCGGTTTCGCGGTGCGTGTGATGGACGAAGGCAGGTGCCTGGGCGTCGTCGACCACGAGCGGCTCATCTCCGTGGTCGGCGGCGGCGCCCCGGCCCGGCCGCCACGGCCGCCGCGAAGTCCACGGGCGAGGAGGCGGAATAGATGA
- a CDS encoding bifunctional methylenetetrahydrofolate dehydrogenase/methenyltetrahydrofolate cyclohydrolase produces the protein MTAQILDGKATAAAIKSDLTARVAALKEKGVTPGLGTILVGEDPGSQKYVAGKHRDCAQVGLASIQRELPASATQEEIEAVVRELNEDPACTGYIVQLPLPKGIDENRILELMDPDKDADGLHPMNLGRLVLNEPGPLPCTPFGIITLLREHGVEINGAEVVVVGRGVTIGRPMPLLLTRKSENATVTQCHTGTRDLAAHLRRADIVVAAAGVPHLIKPEDIKPGAAVLDVGVSRDENGKIVGDVHPGVAEVAGWISPNPGGVGPMTRAQLLVNVVEAAERNARGVR, from the coding sequence ATGACTGCCCAGATTCTCGATGGCAAGGCCACCGCAGCCGCGATCAAGTCCGATCTGACCGCCCGCGTGGCGGCGCTGAAGGAGAAGGGCGTCACGCCCGGCCTCGGCACGATTCTCGTGGGGGAGGACCCCGGAAGCCAGAAGTACGTGGCAGGAAAGCACCGTGACTGCGCGCAGGTCGGCCTCGCCTCCATCCAGCGCGAGCTGCCCGCGAGCGCCACGCAGGAGGAGATCGAGGCGGTCGTCCGCGAGCTGAACGAGGACCCGGCCTGCACCGGCTACATCGTCCAGCTGCCGCTGCCCAAGGGCATCGACGAGAACCGCATCCTCGAACTGATGGACCCGGACAAGGACGCCGACGGCCTGCACCCGATGAACCTGGGCCGCCTCGTCCTGAACGAGCCGGGCCCGCTGCCCTGCACCCCGTTCGGCATCATCACGCTGCTGCGCGAGCACGGCGTGGAGATCAACGGCGCGGAGGTCGTGGTCGTCGGCCGCGGTGTCACCATCGGCCGCCCGATGCCGCTGCTGCTCACCCGCAAGTCCGAGAACGCGACCGTCACCCAGTGCCACACCGGTACGCGTGACCTCGCCGCGCACCTGCGGCGTGCCGACATCGTCGTGGCCGCCGCGGGTGTCCCGCACCTGATCAAGCCCGAGGACATCAAGCCGGGCGCGGCCGTGCTCGACGTCGGCGTCTCGCGCGACGAGAACGGCAAGATCGTCGGCGATGTCCACCCGGGCGTCGCCGAGGTCGCGGGCTGGATCTCCCCGAACCCGGGCGGCGTGGGCCCGATGACCCGCGCCCAGCTCCTGGTGAACGTCGTCGAGGCCGCCGAGCGGAACGCGCGCGGTGTTCGCTGA
- the purN gene encoding phosphoribosylglycinamide formyltransferase translates to MAKAKRLVVLVSGSGTNLQALLDAIAAQGVDAYGAEVVAVGADRDGIAGLERAERAGIPTFVCRVKDHAAREDWDRALAEATAAYEPDLVVSAGFMKIVGKEFLARFGGRFVNTHPALLPSFPGAHGVRDALAYGAKVTGCTVHFVDDGVDTGPIIAQGVVEIVEEDTDDGESALHERIKEVERTLLVDVVGRLARNGFSIEGRKVVIP, encoded by the coding sequence GTGGCCAAGGCCAAGCGCCTCGTCGTGCTGGTCTCCGGATCAGGTACGAATCTGCAGGCTCTGCTGGATGCCATCGCGGCCCAGGGAGTGGACGCGTACGGCGCCGAGGTCGTCGCCGTCGGCGCGGACCGTGACGGCATCGCCGGCCTGGAGCGCGCCGAGCGCGCCGGGATCCCGACCTTCGTGTGCCGGGTGAAGGACCATGCCGCGCGCGAGGACTGGGACCGCGCGCTCGCCGAGGCGACGGCCGCGTACGAGCCGGACCTGGTGGTGTCCGCGGGCTTCATGAAGATCGTGGGCAAGGAGTTCCTCGCTCGTTTCGGCGGCCGGTTCGTGAACACGCACCCGGCCCTGCTGCCCAGTTTTCCCGGTGCGCACGGTGTGCGGGACGCGCTCGCGTACGGCGCCAAGGTCACCGGATGCACCGTCCACTTCGTCGACGACGGCGTCGACACGGGCCCGATCATCGCTCAGGGCGTGGTCGAGATCGTGGAAGAGGACACGGACGACGGGGAGAGCGCTCTGCACGAGCGCATCAAGGAAGTCGAGCGCACGCTGCTCGTCGATGTCGTGGGGCGCCTGGCCCGTAACGGCTTCAGCATTGAGGGACGAAAGGTAGTTATCCCGTGA
- the purH gene encoding bifunctional phosphoribosylaminoimidazolecarboxamide formyltransferase/IMP cyclohydrolase — translation MTAESTVESSKRPIRRALVSVYDKTGLEELARGLHEAGVELVSTGSTAAKIAGAGVPVTKVEELTGFPECLDGRVKTLHPKVHAGILADLRLEDHQKQLADLGVKPFDLVVVNLYPFKETVASGATPDECVEQIDIGGPSMVRAAAKNHPSVAVVVNPGAYGDVLKAVVDGGFDLRSRKRLAAEAFQHTASYDVAVASWFAADYAAADDSGHPDFLGATYERKNVLRYGENPHQGAALYVDGTGGLAEAEQLHGKEMSYNNFTDTDAARRAAYDHDDPCVAIIKHANPCGIAVASNVAEAHRKAHACDPVSAYGGVIAVNRPVTKEMAEQVADIFTEVIVAPDYEDGALEALTKKKNIRVLRAPNGPSALVETKQIDGGALLQVTDRLQADGDNPATWTLATGDALSQGELDELAFAWKACRAVKSNAILLAKDGASVGVGMGQVNRVDSCKLAVERAGEERARGAYAASDAFFPFPDGPQILIDAGVKAIVQPGGSIRDEQVVEAAKKAGVTMYFTGTRHFFH, via the coding sequence GTGACCGCGGAAAGCACTGTCGAGAGCAGCAAGCGGCCCATTCGCCGGGCGCTGGTCAGCGTCTACGACAAGACCGGTCTGGAGGAGCTGGCGCGCGGGCTCCACGAGGCGGGTGTCGAGCTGGTCTCCACCGGTTCCACCGCCGCGAAGATCGCCGGTGCGGGTGTGCCGGTCACCAAGGTCGAGGAGCTCACCGGGTTCCCGGAGTGCCTCGACGGGCGCGTGAAGACGCTGCACCCGAAGGTGCACGCGGGCATCCTGGCCGACCTCCGTCTGGAGGATCACCAGAAGCAGCTCGCCGACCTCGGTGTGAAGCCGTTCGACCTGGTGGTCGTGAACCTGTACCCGTTCAAGGAGACCGTCGCCTCGGGCGCGACCCCGGACGAGTGCGTCGAGCAGATCGACATCGGCGGTCCTTCGATGGTCCGCGCCGCCGCCAAGAACCACCCGTCGGTGGCCGTGGTCGTGAACCCGGGCGCGTACGGGGACGTCCTGAAGGCCGTCGTGGACGGCGGGTTCGACCTGCGGTCCCGCAAGCGTCTGGCCGCCGAGGCGTTCCAGCACACCGCGTCGTACGACGTGGCGGTCGCCTCCTGGTTCGCCGCCGACTACGCGGCTGCCGACGACAGCGGTCACCCGGACTTCCTGGGCGCCACGTACGAGCGCAAGAACGTCCTGCGGTACGGCGAGAACCCGCACCAGGGCGCCGCGCTCTACGTCGACGGCACGGGCGGCCTCGCCGAGGCGGAGCAGCTGCACGGCAAGGAGATGTCGTACAACAACTTCACGGACACGGACGCCGCGCGCCGTGCCGCGTACGACCACGACGACCCGTGCGTCGCGATCATCAAGCACGCGAACCCGTGCGGTATCGCCGTCGCCTCGAACGTCGCGGAGGCGCACCGCAAGGCCCACGCCTGTGACCCGGTCTCCGCGTACGGCGGCGTGATCGCGGTCAACCGGCCGGTCACCAAGGAGATGGCGGAGCAGGTCGCCGACATCTTCACCGAGGTCATCGTCGCGCCCGACTACGAGGACGGCGCCCTCGAAGCCCTCACCAAGAAGAAGAACATCCGCGTGCTGCGCGCCCCGAACGGCCCGTCGGCCCTCGTGGAGACCAAGCAGATCGACGGCGGTGCGCTCCTTCAGGTCACCGACCGCCTCCAGGCCGACGGCGACAACCCGGCGACCTGGACCCTCGCGACCGGCGACGCGCTGTCGCAGGGCGAGCTGGACGAGCTCGCGTTCGCCTGGAAGGCGTGCCGCGCGGTGAAGTCCAACGCGATCCTGCTCGCCAAGGACGGCGCCTCGGTCGGCGTCGGCATGGGCCAGGTCAACCGTGTCGACTCCTGCAAGCTCGCCGTCGAGCGGGCGGGCGAGGAGCGGGCGCGCGGTGCGTACGCCGCGTCCGACGCGTTCTTCCCGTTCCCGGACGGCCCGCAGATCCTGATCGACGCCGGCGTCAAGGCGATCGTGCAGCCGGGCGGCTCGATCCGTGACGAGCAGGTCGTCGAGGCCGCCAAGAAGGCGGGCGTGACGATGTACTTCACGGGGACGCGCCACTTCTTCCACTGA
- a CDS encoding malate dehydrogenase, whose product MTRTPVNVTVTGAAGQIGYALLFRIASGQLLGADVPVKLRLLEITPALKAAEGTAMELDDCAFPLLQGIDITDDPNVAFDGTNVGLLVGARPRTKGMERGDLLEANGGIFKPQGKAINDNAADDVKILVVGNPANTNALIAQAAAPDVPAERFTAMTRLDHNRALTQLAKKTGSTVADIKRLTIWGNHSATQYPDIFQASVAGKPAFDAIGGDEKWLSDEFIPTVAKRGAAIIEARGASSAASAANAAIDHVHTWVNGTAEGDWTSMGIPSDGSYGVPEGLISSFPVTTKNGTYEIVQGLEISEFSRARIDASVAELAEEREAVRALGLI is encoded by the coding sequence ATGACCCGCACTCCCGTGAACGTCACCGTCACCGGCGCCGCCGGCCAGATCGGCTACGCACTGCTCTTCCGCATCGCCTCCGGCCAGCTGCTCGGCGCGGACGTGCCGGTCAAGCTGCGCCTCCTGGAGATCACCCCGGCGCTCAAGGCCGCCGAGGGCACGGCCATGGAGCTCGACGACTGCGCCTTCCCGCTCCTCCAGGGCATCGACATCACCGACGACCCGAACGTCGCCTTCGACGGCACGAACGTGGGTCTGCTGGTGGGCGCCCGCCCGCGCACCAAGGGCATGGAGCGGGGCGACCTGCTCGAGGCCAACGGCGGCATCTTCAAGCCCCAGGGCAAGGCCATCAACGACAACGCCGCGGACGACGTCAAGATCCTCGTCGTCGGCAACCCGGCGAACACGAACGCGCTCATCGCGCAGGCCGCCGCCCCGGACGTACCGGCCGAGCGCTTCACCGCGATGACGCGCCTCGACCACAACCGCGCGCTGACGCAGCTCGCGAAGAAGACGGGCTCCACCGTCGCCGACATCAAGCGTCTGACGATCTGGGGCAACCACTCGGCGACCCAGTACCCGGACATCTTCCAGGCGTCCGTCGCGGGCAAGCCGGCCTTCGACGCGATCGGCGGCGACGAGAAGTGGCTGTCCGACGAGTTCATCCCGACCGTCGCCAAGCGCGGTGCGGCGATCATCGAGGCGCGCGGCGCCTCGTCGGCGGCCTCCGCGGCCAACGCCGCGATCGACCACGTCCACACCTGGGTCAACGGCACGGCCGAGGGCGACTGGACGTCGATGGGTATCCCGTCGGACGGTTCGTACGGTGTTCCCGAGGGCCTGATCTCGTCGTTCCCCGTCACCACGAAGAACGGCACGTACGAGATCGTCCAGGGCCTGGAGATCAGCGAGTTCTCGCGTGCGCGCATCGACGCGTCCGTCGCGGAGCTCGCGGAGGAGCGCGAGGCCGTGCGCGCCCTCGGCCTCATCTAG
- a CDS encoding RDD family protein gives MSFGDPNNPYGQQQPQSNPYGQQAPQGVPQQGYGYPQQQQYPGYPQQAAPMPGVPPLAGMGRRLGARLIDGVLLFVVYAVFLAPKFTTLIDDVQACDSTSSTYDTCVNDALSDFQSTMLPVAATFMVLMLAYEILLIAFVGATLGKLAVGIRVLKAETGAKPGIGGAFLRWVIPTVGAFACGIGQLVVYLSPFWDKSGRKQGWHDKVASTVVVHVKG, from the coding sequence ATGAGTTTCGGCGACCCGAACAACCCTTACGGACAGCAGCAGCCGCAGAGCAACCCGTACGGGCAACAGGCCCCGCAGGGGGTGCCGCAGCAGGGTTACGGCTACCCGCAACAGCAGCAGTACCCGGGCTACCCGCAGCAGGCCGCCCCGATGCCCGGGGTGCCGCCGCTGGCCGGAATGGGCCGCAGGCTCGGCGCGCGCCTGATCGACGGCGTGCTGCTCTTCGTCGTCTACGCGGTGTTCCTGGCGCCGAAGTTCACCACGCTGATCGACGACGTGCAGGCCTGCGACTCGACCTCGTCCACGTACGACACCTGTGTGAACGACGCGCTCTCCGACTTCCAGTCGACGATGCTGCCGGTCGCCGCCACGTTCATGGTCCTGATGCTGGCCTACGAGATCCTGCTGATCGCCTTCGTCGGCGCGACCCTGGGCAAGCTGGCCGTCGGCATCCGCGTCCTGAAGGCCGAGACGGGCGCGAAGCCGGGCATCGGCGGCGCCTTCCTGCGCTGGGTGATCCCGACGGTGGGCGCGTTCGCCTGCGGCATCGGCCAACTCGTCGTCTATCTCTCGCCGTTCTGGGACAAGTCGGGCCGCAAGCAGGGCTGGCACGACAAGGTCGCGAGCACGGTGGTCGTCCACGTCAAGGGCTGA
- a CDS encoding DUF3017 domain-containing protein: MFADASGGKKRGTRRFPLWTRDTARPEGGGRAAPSDAPAPARQWPLIAVLAVTGVGLLITALDHFRAGCLLIGAALLGGAVLRWVLPGVGMLAVRSRFTDMITYGILGLAIVLLTMMAQPDPWLTIPFLQDTLHFTVR, encoded by the coding sequence GTGTTCGCTGACGCGTCGGGGGGCAAGAAGCGGGGCACGCGGCGCTTCCCGCTGTGGACGCGGGACACCGCCCGTCCCGAGGGCGGCGGCCGTGCCGCCCCGAGCGACGCGCCGGCGCCCGCCCGCCAGTGGCCGCTGATCGCGGTCCTCGCGGTCACCGGCGTCGGACTCCTGATCACGGCGCTCGACCACTTCAGGGCCGGCTGCCTGCTGATCGGGGCGGCGCTGCTCGGCGGGGCCGTGCTGCGCTGGGTGCTGCCCGGCGTCGGCATGCTCGCCGTCCGCTCCCGCTTCACCGACATGATCACGTACGGGATCCTGGGCCTCGCCATCGTGCTGTTGACGATGATGGCGCAGCCCGACCCGTGGCTGACTATCCCGTTCCTTCAGGACACTCTGCACTTCACCGTGCGATGA